In one Spirosoma rigui genomic region, the following are encoded:
- a CDS encoding M48 family metalloprotease, whose translation MRTNTAFLQVSLVMALSLAFATCARNPVTGKRELNLMSQEQEIALGQQSHPSVVASMGLYDNKNLQAFMNQKGQAMAKISHRPDLPYQFYIVDSPVVNAFAVPGGFVYFTRGILAHFNNEAEFAGVLGHEIGHITARHAASQQNKQLFGTLGTIATAILLPQATELAQQGAGLLLLKYSRSHESQSDEIGVEYSSKIGYDAHQMANFFSTIKRISESSGETIPTFMSTHPDPGNRNVTVNKLATEYQAKNPANYQVNRDQYLRLVDGITYGEDPKQGFVENNQFYHPELRFQFPVPSGWQHQNSPEQFQMSPKEGKMAMILMLAKGSSLDEAAQNLVKELSLNVSENQKTTINGNPAYVLISQQQAPQQQGQPQQQQDPKTATQIATWLIQYNNAVYALHGLSAASTFNNSFRTFQSVAGGFKALSDPDKLNRKPERVLVKSVPRDGSFSEAMNALGMPSARLEELGTLNSMRANDRVAQGSLIKIIAK comes from the coding sequence ATGCGCACGAACACCGCTTTCCTCCAGGTTTCCCTGGTTATGGCCCTATCTCTTGCCTTTGCTACCTGCGCCCGTAACCCGGTTACGGGAAAACGGGAGTTGAACCTGATGTCGCAGGAGCAGGAAATAGCCCTTGGCCAACAGTCGCACCCTTCGGTAGTAGCCAGCATGGGTTTGTATGATAACAAAAACCTGCAGGCCTTCATGAACCAGAAAGGGCAGGCAATGGCGAAAATTTCGCACCGGCCCGATCTGCCTTATCAATTTTACATTGTCGACTCACCCGTTGTCAACGCCTTTGCCGTACCGGGTGGTTTCGTGTATTTTACCCGAGGTATTCTGGCCCACTTCAACAATGAAGCCGAATTTGCGGGTGTGCTGGGCCACGAAATTGGCCACATTACGGCCCGTCACGCAGCCAGCCAGCAAAACAAGCAGCTGTTTGGCACGCTTGGGACAATTGCTACCGCCATCCTGTTACCCCAGGCGACCGAACTGGCCCAGCAGGGTGCGGGTCTGCTCCTGCTCAAGTACAGCCGGAGCCACGAGTCGCAGTCGGATGAAATTGGCGTCGAGTATTCCAGCAAGATTGGCTACGATGCCCACCAGATGGCCAACTTCTTCTCGACCATCAAACGAATTTCAGAAAGCTCCGGTGAGACCATTCCTACTTTTATGTCGACCCACCCCGATCCGGGCAACCGGAACGTTACGGTCAACAAGCTGGCTACGGAATACCAGGCGAAGAATCCGGCTAACTACCAGGTCAACCGTGACCAATACCTGCGGCTGGTTGATGGGATTACCTACGGCGAAGATCCGAAACAAGGCTTTGTCGAAAACAATCAGTTTTACCATCCTGAACTACGCTTTCAATTTCCGGTACCCAGCGGCTGGCAGCACCAGAATTCTCCCGAGCAGTTCCAGATGAGCCCCAAAGAGGGCAAAATGGCAATGATTCTGATGCTGGCGAAAGGAAGCTCGCTGGACGAAGCGGCCCAGAATCTGGTGAAAGAGCTGAGTTTGAACGTATCGGAGAACCAAAAGACGACAATTAACGGCAATCCTGCCTACGTACTGATTTCGCAGCAACAGGCTCCGCAGCAGCAGGGCCAGCCCCAGCAGCAGCAGGACCCTAAAACTGCCACCCAGATTGCTACCTGGCTTATTCAGTATAACAACGCCGTATATGCGCTGCACGGCCTGTCGGCAGCCAGTACATTCAACAACTCCTTCCGTACGTTTCAGAGCGTAGCCGGCGGATTCAAAGCCCTCAGCGACCCCGACAAGCTAAACCGCAAACCCGAGCGTGTACTGGTCAAGAGCGTCCCCCGCGATGGTTCGTTCAGCGAAGCCATGAACGCATTGGGTATGCCCTCGGCCCGACTCGAAGAACTCGGAACACTTAACAGCATGCGCGCCAACGACCGCGTAGCGCAGGGTTCGCTGATCAAGATAATTGCGAAGTAA
- a CDS encoding FkbM family methyltransferase, with product MHYSMAVNGIRRYVRLLNHIANPVEYIVRKGERHRRDLVFTTKPLPLRFPVSAALYQVFKEIFMADVYEMDTLVRTLPAQPVVIDIGANAGFFDIQLLSKIDGATIYAYEPMPANVKTLRATLQQNPRLEKSIQLFQMAVTGKPLDKLDLFAEPEENAQVVASRFAGFNENNTKKITVPCITLTAIMQSNDLRSVDLLKLDCEGSEYDILYHTNPELIRRIGKMVVEVHDVDKDRNNVGALNTYIQSLGYTTTHEPINAFCHALEAVRQ from the coding sequence ATGCATTATAGTATGGCCGTGAACGGTATACGTCGGTACGTCAGGTTATTGAATCACATTGCCAATCCGGTTGAATACATTGTCCGAAAAGGTGAGCGACACAGACGGGACCTTGTCTTTACCACCAAACCGCTGCCACTACGTTTCCCGGTATCTGCCGCACTTTACCAGGTATTCAAGGAAATATTCATGGCCGACGTGTATGAGATGGACACGCTGGTGAGAACACTGCCGGCTCAACCAGTGGTTATTGACATTGGCGCCAATGCTGGCTTTTTCGACATTCAGCTACTGTCCAAAATAGACGGTGCCACAATCTATGCATACGAACCGATGCCCGCCAACGTGAAAACACTGCGCGCTACGCTGCAGCAGAACCCCAGACTTGAAAAAAGTATTCAGCTTTTTCAGATGGCCGTTACGGGTAAGCCCCTCGATAAACTCGACCTCTTCGCCGAACCCGAAGAGAATGCCCAGGTTGTAGCATCCAGGTTTGCCGGCTTCAACGAAAACAACACCAAAAAAATAACCGTACCCTGCATTACGCTCACCGCCATCATGCAGTCGAACGATCTGCGATCGGTTGATCTGTTAAAACTGGACTGCGAGGGGAGTGAATACGATATTCTGTACCATACCAATCCGGAACTGATTCGACGTATCGGCAAAATGGTTGTCGAAGTGCACGATGTGGACAAAGACCGCAACAACGTCGGTGCGCTCAACACCTATATCCAGTCGCTGGGCTACACCACAACGCACGAACCCATCAATGCTTTCTGCCACGCCCTGGAAGCAGTCCGGCAGTAG
- a CDS encoding glycosyltransferase family 4 protein, with the protein MPRLFLETERMANINSGLGQVCLHLGHELVRQRPPGWEITFLVPHDQVGVFGPSVQYITATRLSRVWHPWKFDVWHSLYQGTRYMPMRKSRFIYTILDLNYLSLTEIGADRKQRQKKRYQHAIDKAKVITTISEYVARDVSEQLVVPPDTPLKAIYCGVNTPDAVPSASPSVCPDGPFLFFIGMIQPYKNIHTMLPLLEAFPAYQLVVAGPNNRPYGREMRQEAERMGVSDRLLMPGPIDEATKWWLYANCDAFLFPSLMEGFGLPVVEAMRFGKPVFSSSLTSLPEVGGPDAFYFPSFEPETVIDTFRKGMDVYRQDPAMADRFRQYSQRFRWDTVAADYWTLYQDVALR; encoded by the coding sequence ATGCCCCGACTCTTTCTGGAAACCGAACGCATGGCCAATATCAACAGCGGGCTGGGACAGGTTTGCCTTCATCTTGGCCACGAACTGGTACGACAGCGGCCACCCGGTTGGGAAATTACGTTTCTGGTGCCGCATGATCAGGTAGGCGTGTTCGGGCCTTCGGTTCAGTATATTACCGCAACGCGCCTGAGCCGGGTCTGGCACCCCTGGAAGTTCGATGTCTGGCATTCGCTTTATCAGGGTACCCGCTACATGCCCATGCGGAAATCCAGATTTATTTATACCATTCTGGATCTGAATTACCTGTCGCTGACTGAAATTGGGGCCGACCGCAAGCAGCGCCAGAAAAAGCGCTACCAGCACGCCATTGACAAGGCAAAGGTCATTACAACCATTTCGGAATACGTAGCACGGGATGTAAGCGAGCAGTTGGTGGTGCCACCCGACACCCCACTCAAAGCCATTTACTGTGGGGTCAACACCCCCGATGCAGTACCCTCCGCATCGCCGTCGGTATGCCCCGACGGGCCATTTCTGTTCTTTATCGGCATGATTCAGCCCTACAAGAACATTCACACCATGCTGCCCCTGCTGGAGGCTTTCCCCGCTTACCAACTGGTAGTCGCCGGCCCCAATAACCGACCTTATGGCCGGGAGATGCGACAGGAAGCCGAACGAATGGGTGTCTCGGACCGGCTTCTGATGCCCGGCCCCATCGATGAGGCCACAAAATGGTGGCTCTACGCCAACTGCGACGCATTTTTGTTTCCGTCGCTGATGGAAGGATTTGGGCTGCCCGTTGTGGAAGCCATGCGCTTCGGCAAACCCGTCTTTAGCTCTTCCCTCACGAGCTTACCCGAGGTAGGTGGTCCGGATGCGTTTTATTTCCCGTCTTTCGAGCCCGAGACAGTGATCGATACGTTCCGGAAGGGCATGGACGTGTATCGGCAGGACCCCGCCATGGCTGATCGGTTTCGGCAGTATAGCCAGCGGTTTCGCTGGGATACCGTAGCCGCCGACTACTGGACGCTGTATCAGGACGTAGCGTTACGGTAA
- a CDS encoding regulatory protein RecX — MTESIKDALRKAALFCAYQERTQQEVRDRLKEWGVYGDDAEEVIAELIQQNYLNEERFAKSFAGGKFRVKGWGKRKIKQHLQQRGITGYNLDQAMKEIEPDDYRSTLTDLLAKKRRTLRDDNPLIVKQKLVRYALSKGYESELVWQVLGSED; from the coding sequence ATGACCGAATCGATAAAAGACGCCCTTCGCAAAGCCGCCCTGTTTTGCGCCTACCAGGAACGAACCCAGCAGGAAGTACGTGATCGCTTGAAGGAGTGGGGCGTTTATGGTGACGATGCCGAGGAAGTTATTGCCGAACTAATCCAGCAGAATTACCTCAACGAAGAGCGATTCGCCAAATCCTTTGCGGGAGGAAAATTCCGGGTTAAAGGCTGGGGAAAGCGAAAAATCAAACAGCACCTGCAGCAGCGCGGCATTACGGGCTACAACCTCGACCAGGCCATGAAGGAAATCGAGCCCGACGACTACCGCTCCACCCTTACCGACTTATTAGCCAAAAAACGCCGGACTCTGCGCGACGACAACCCATTGATTGTAAAGCAGAAACTGGTTCGGTATGCGCTTAGCAAAGGGTATGAGTCGGAGCTGGTTTGGCAGGTGCTGGGCAGTGAGGACTAG
- a CDS encoding RraA family protein — translation MKFRLAAFVAAACCVAGSLTAQTIPKEELMFLTSEWKGDRFPDGRPKLSDDLVERAKHIGIDDAWTVLKNEGYVNQFEGGWKLIKEDVPVTGRAVTAMFMPSRPDVEKIIKERGISKQGRKGNTNTWPIETLTKGDVYVADAFGKIGGGTLMGATLGNAIFSKTGNGVVFNGAARDLQELQNINGFNAFVRDFHPSFLEEMVLMGLNAPIRIGQVMVLPGDLVIAQREGVLFVPAHMAEQVVSTAEFVTRKDQFGFEMVKSGKYTTGQIDSQWTDDIKTNFLTWLGRHPELGSMTRPELDKMMSKRTW, via the coding sequence ATGAAATTCAGACTTGCTGCTTTCGTAGCTGCTGCCTGCTGCGTTGCCGGATCATTGACTGCGCAAACAATTCCTAAAGAAGAACTTATGTTCCTGACTTCGGAATGGAAAGGCGACCGGTTCCCGGACGGACGGCCCAAGCTATCCGACGATCTTGTGGAACGGGCTAAACACATTGGGATCGATGATGCCTGGACGGTGCTCAAGAACGAAGGCTACGTTAATCAGTTCGAAGGAGGCTGGAAACTGATCAAAGAAGATGTTCCTGTAACGGGTCGGGCAGTAACGGCCATGTTCATGCCCAGCCGCCCCGATGTTGAGAAGATAATCAAGGAGCGCGGCATCAGTAAGCAGGGCCGCAAGGGCAATACCAACACCTGGCCCATCGAAACGCTGACTAAAGGTGACGTGTATGTTGCCGATGCTTTTGGGAAAATTGGCGGGGGTACGCTGATGGGGGCTACGCTGGGTAACGCCATTTTCAGCAAAACGGGCAACGGGGTCGTTTTTAACGGAGCCGCCCGCGACTTGCAGGAACTACAGAACATCAACGGCTTCAATGCCTTCGTCCGCGATTTCCACCCGTCGTTTTTGGAGGAAATGGTGCTCATGGGTTTGAACGCCCCCATCCGGATTGGTCAGGTAATGGTGCTGCCGGGCGATCTGGTGATTGCGCAGCGGGAAGGGGTGCTGTTCGTACCCGCCCACATGGCCGAACAGGTGGTGAGCACCGCCGAGTTTGTAACCCGTAAAGATCAGTTTGGCTTCGAAATGGTCAAGTCCGGCAAGTACACCACCGGCCAGATCGACAGCCAGTGGACCGACGACATAAAGACCAATTTCCTAACCTGGCTGGGCAGGCATCCCGAGCTGGGCAGTATGACCCGGCCCGAGCTTGATAAAATGATGAGCAAACGCACCTGGTAG
- a CDS encoding RraA family protein: MKKIPAFAMLSSVPALNRLLTLGVVASLLGTCPAHAQRVGSSPEYVKALTSSWKGDRLPDGRPNVPDLVLDRLQNCTLEQIWGYLGNKGYRNQVEKNWVILKPGETMTGRVVTAQFMPTRPDLDSLVRAQGKAEGRSQKGGINIWPIDILTKGDIYVADGYGKIKDGTLIGSSLGNAIYGKTGKGVIFYGSVRDMQELKDTKGFNAWVKGHDPSYIKDMTPTSINAPIRIGEVTVLPGDVVFANEYGTVFIPAHLVEGLVSASEMTALRDEFERVLLQQGKYPSGEIHGDWSDKIKGEFRTWVSKYPKKLAISQKDIETYLAKEGH, from the coding sequence ATGAAAAAAATACCGGCATTCGCCATGCTCTCTTCCGTTCCTGCCCTGAACCGATTATTGACCCTGGGGGTCGTTGCCAGCCTGCTGGGGACTTGTCCGGCCCACGCCCAACGAGTCGGCTCGTCGCCCGAATACGTCAAAGCCCTGACCAGCAGCTGGAAGGGTGACCGCCTGCCCGATGGCCGACCCAACGTGCCGGACCTTGTACTTGACCGGCTGCAGAACTGTACGCTGGAGCAGATCTGGGGTTACCTGGGCAACAAAGGCTACCGCAATCAGGTCGAAAAAAACTGGGTCATTCTCAAACCCGGCGAAACCATGACCGGCCGGGTCGTTACGGCGCAGTTCATGCCTACCCGCCCCGACCTCGACAGTCTGGTACGGGCGCAGGGGAAAGCCGAGGGACGGTCGCAGAAAGGCGGTATCAACATCTGGCCCATCGACATTCTGACCAAAGGCGATATCTACGTAGCCGACGGGTACGGCAAGATCAAAGATGGTACGCTCATTGGCTCCAGCCTGGGCAACGCCATTTACGGAAAAACGGGCAAGGGCGTCATCTTCTACGGCTCTGTTCGTGACATGCAGGAATTAAAAGACACGAAAGGCTTCAACGCCTGGGTAAAAGGCCATGATCCGTCCTACATCAAAGACATGACGCCCACGTCGATCAACGCGCCCATCCGCATTGGCGAGGTGACGGTGCTACCCGGCGATGTGGTCTTTGCCAACGAATACGGTACAGTGTTCATTCCTGCTCACCTCGTGGAAGGGCTGGTATCGGCGTCGGAGATGACCGCCCTGCGCGACGAGTTTGAACGGGTGTTGCTGCAACAAGGTAAATACCCATCCGGCGAAATCCACGGCGACTGGTCCGACAAGATTAAAGGAGAGTTCCGGACCTGGGTGAGCAAGTACCCCAAAAAGCTGGCGATCTCGCAGAAAGACATCGAAACGTATCTGGCCAAGGAAGGCCATTAA
- a CDS encoding mandelate racemase/muconate lactonizing enzyme family protein: MKKILSSLVASGQSSDRRNFLRKAGLGGLTLGLALDGQHEREMEFITQKVSRDSKPSELRITDLRVAILNGVPFSSPIIRIDTNQGLVGWGEVRDGASANYALMLKSRLLGKNPCNVEQIFKQIKQFGGHSRAAGGVCGVEMALWDLAGKAYNVPAYQLLGGKYRDYIRLYADTPEANTYEGFAENMKKRKDQGYTFLKMDFGIGMLADQPGMLVNANNWSVKRQWDDKEPGKLGNYANTKHPFTRIQVTKKGLDKLVDHVGRIREIVGYETPLSADHFGHFDVNTAIQIGKAMEPFRLAWLEDLVPWFYTDQWKQISDAIDTPTLTGEDIYLKEDFIKLIDAKAIDMIHPDLASSGGLLETKKIGDYAEEKGIPMAMHFAGSPICMMANIHCAAATENFVALEHHGVDVAGWEDLVTGMKPIVEKGFVRVPDKPGLGVELNEEVAKKFLKKGGTWFAPTDMWNTKDSADREWS, encoded by the coding sequence ATGAAAAAAATTCTATCGTCCTTAGTAGCCTCCGGCCAGTCATCTGACCGTCGAAATTTTCTGCGCAAAGCCGGACTGGGTGGCCTGACACTCGGCCTGGCCCTGGATGGTCAGCACGAGCGTGAAATGGAGTTTATCACCCAGAAGGTGAGTCGCGATTCGAAGCCGTCGGAGTTACGGATTACGGATCTGCGCGTGGCTATTTTGAATGGGGTACCCTTCAGCAGCCCTATCATTCGGATCGACACGAACCAGGGTCTGGTAGGCTGGGGAGAGGTTCGTGACGGAGCCAGTGCCAACTACGCGCTGATGCTGAAGAGTCGGTTGCTGGGAAAGAATCCCTGTAACGTAGAGCAGATCTTTAAGCAGATCAAACAGTTTGGCGGCCACAGCCGCGCGGCCGGTGGCGTGTGCGGGGTTGAAATGGCCCTGTGGGATCTGGCCGGAAAAGCCTACAACGTACCCGCTTATCAACTCCTGGGTGGTAAGTACCGCGACTACATCCGGCTCTACGCCGACACGCCCGAAGCAAACACCTACGAGGGTTTTGCCGAGAACATGAAGAAGCGTAAAGACCAGGGGTATACATTTTTGAAGATGGACTTCGGTATCGGTATGCTGGCCGATCAGCCCGGTATGCTCGTTAACGCCAACAACTGGAGCGTAAAACGGCAGTGGGATGATAAGGAGCCGGGTAAGCTCGGGAATTATGCCAATACGAAACACCCGTTCACCCGAATCCAGGTGACCAAAAAAGGACTCGATAAACTGGTCGACCACGTAGGGCGCATCCGCGAAATTGTTGGCTACGAAACTCCCCTGTCGGCCGATCACTTTGGTCATTTCGACGTAAACACGGCCATTCAGATCGGTAAAGCTATGGAGCCTTTCCGGCTGGCCTGGCTGGAAGATCTTGTCCCCTGGTTCTACACCGACCAGTGGAAGCAGATATCTGACGCTATCGATACACCAACCCTGACGGGTGAAGATATCTACCTGAAAGAAGATTTCATCAAACTCATCGACGCCAAGGCGATCGACATGATCCATCCCGATCTGGCATCGTCCGGGGGGCTGCTCGAAACCAAAAAGATTGGTGACTACGCCGAAGAAAAAGGTATACCCATGGCGATGCACTTTGCCGGATCACCCATTTGCATGATGGCTAATATTCACTGTGCGGCCGCTACCGAGAACTTCGTGGCCCTCGAACACCACGGGGTCGATGTAGCGGGCTGGGAAGACCTGGTCACGGGAATGAAGCCCATTGTCGAAAAAGGCTTCGTTCGCGTTCCCGACAAACCTGGTCTGGGCGTGGAACTGAACGAGGAAGTCGCCAAGAAATTTCTCAAGAAAGGCGGTACCTGGTTTGCCCCCACCGATATGTGGAACACCAAAGATTCGGCTGACCGCGAATGGAGCTAG
- a CDS encoding TIGR01777 family oxidoreductase, which translates to MNQTVLITGGTGTIGRRLTQLLQEQGYEVALLSRRPADIKPATGQPTRNYQWDVKKGHLDPQAIQTADHIIHLAGAGIADERWTDARKNEILTSRTESTELIAKALAKNPHKVKSFIASSAIGYYGGDTGDRPLTETSSGGSDFLAQVTRAWERSEDQVAALGIRTVKLRTGVVLTTEGGALPKLAQPIRLGAGAPIGSGQQYISWIHIDDLCRMYIKALQDESWQGVYNAVAPGPVTNEGLTRAIASVLNRPLLLPNIPNFAIKLMFGELAITVTGGNYVLNKRIADETNFQYQHGELEYALKDLLK; encoded by the coding sequence ATGAACCAAACCGTGTTAATCACCGGCGGTACGGGCACGATCGGTCGCCGGTTGACGCAACTTCTTCAGGAACAAGGCTATGAAGTAGCCTTGCTGAGCCGACGGCCTGCCGACATTAAACCGGCCACCGGCCAGCCAACCCGTAACTATCAATGGGATGTCAAAAAAGGGCATCTCGATCCGCAGGCTATCCAAACCGCCGACCATATCATTCACCTCGCCGGGGCTGGCATTGCCGACGAACGCTGGACCGATGCCCGCAAGAACGAGATCTTAACGTCGCGTACCGAATCGACAGAATTGATTGCAAAGGCGCTGGCGAAGAATCCACATAAAGTAAAATCATTCATTGCCTCATCGGCCATTGGTTACTACGGGGGTGATACCGGCGACCGGCCGCTGACAGAAACCAGTTCGGGCGGGTCCGATTTTCTGGCCCAGGTAACGCGGGCCTGGGAACGGTCGGAAGACCAGGTGGCCGCACTCGGTATTCGTACGGTCAAACTCCGTACGGGGGTTGTGCTGACCACGGAAGGGGGTGCTCTACCCAAACTTGCTCAGCCCATCCGGTTGGGCGCGGGGGCACCCATTGGATCGGGGCAGCAATATATTTCGTGGATTCACATCGACGACCTGTGCCGGATGTACATCAAAGCCCTCCAGGACGAATCGTGGCAGGGTGTTTACAATGCGGTAGCGCCCGGCCCCGTCACGAATGAAGGTCTTACACGAGCCATTGCCAGCGTTTTGAATCGTCCGCTGCTGCTGCCCAACATTCCTAATTTCGCGATCAAGCTCATGTTTGGCGAATTAGCCATTACCGTTACCGGCGGCAACTACGTTCTCAACAAACGCATTGCCGATGAAACCAATTTTCAATACCAGCACGGCGAACTGGAATACGCGCTGAAAGACCTGTTAAAATAA
- a CDS encoding GlmU family protein, producing the protein MSNLILFDDPTIRTALLPLTFTRPVADIRIGIQTMAEKWAVTFGQPPSFQTQPYLQAKFPVRTSADNLYVNGAVCPTPALQQAIRELAVGESLTTADGLLLAVRTNLALPTAPVISDSYVGVPFADPLTVVRNLWDIFVHNGDQIRADFSRLTAGRQSQPITDPFTRCYAPENIFVEPGATIRAAILNAEGGPIYIGRNATISEGSIVIGPFSLGEGATVNWGGKMRSNTTIGPFCKVGGEVGNSVFLGYSNKGHDGFLGNSVIGEWCNLGANVNNSNLKNDYTNVKLYSYETGQLDDTGRIFCGLMMGDFTKAGISTMFNTGTVVGVSSNVFGGGFQPKHIPSFSWGGAADGLTTYRIDKALQVAREAFTRRGKTFDAVEEGILRAIYAATDGDVR; encoded by the coding sequence ATGTCCAACCTGATCTTATTCGACGACCCGACCATCCGCACGGCGCTGTTACCTCTTACGTTCACGCGCCCCGTTGCAGACATCCGGATTGGCATTCAAACGATGGCCGAAAAGTGGGCCGTCACGTTCGGCCAGCCGCCGTCCTTTCAGACCCAACCGTATCTGCAGGCTAAATTTCCGGTACGGACCAGTGCTGACAATCTATACGTCAACGGAGCCGTTTGCCCAACGCCCGCCCTGCAGCAGGCCATCCGGGAACTCGCTGTAGGCGAAAGCCTGACCACCGCCGATGGGCTGCTGTTGGCCGTTCGGACGAACCTGGCACTACCAACCGCTCCCGTTATCAGCGATAGCTACGTAGGGGTACCCTTTGCCGACCCGCTGACGGTTGTTCGTAACCTCTGGGATATTTTTGTTCATAACGGCGATCAGATCCGGGCCGATTTTTCCCGACTGACCGCCGGTCGACAGTCGCAGCCCATCACCGACCCGTTTACCCGCTGTTACGCGCCCGAAAACATATTCGTGGAACCCGGCGCTACCATTCGGGCTGCCATCCTCAACGCCGAAGGAGGTCCCATTTACATTGGTCGCAATGCTACCATTAGCGAAGGGTCTATTGTCATCGGGCCCTTCTCGCTGGGCGAAGGGGCCACGGTAAACTGGGGTGGCAAAATGCGGAGCAACACCACCATTGGCCCTTTCTGCAAAGTAGGGGGTGAAGTCGGTAACTCCGTTTTTCTCGGCTACAGCAACAAAGGACACGATGGATTTCTGGGCAATTCGGTCATTGGCGAATGGTGTAATCTGGGCGCCAACGTCAATAACTCGAACCTCAAAAACGACTATACCAACGTTAAGCTCTATAGCTACGAAACGGGCCAGCTCGACGACACCGGCCGTATTTTCTGCGGACTCATGATGGGTGATTTCACCAAGGCGGGCATCAGTACTATGTTCAATACCGGTACCGTAGTAGGAGTGAGCAGCAACGTATTCGGGGGTGGGTTTCAGCCCAAGCACATCCCGTCGTTCTCGTGGGGTGGTGCTGCCGATGGGTTGACAACCTACCGGATCGACAAAGCGCTGCAGGTAGCCCGGGAAGCGTTTACCCGGCGGGGGAAAACGTTTGATGCGGTGGAAGAAGGAATTTTACGGGCTATATACGCTGCAACAGACGGAGACGTCCGTTGA
- a CDS encoding DNA polymerase III subunit, giving the protein MQFSEIIGHDETKQLLLRAVQTNHLAHALLFDGPQGSANLALALALAQYVNCEDKQQGDGLRQDACGQCPSCVKIQKLVHPDLHMVFPVANLAKGKNSEAYLTDWRKFLLDQPYRTLPDWLETMGADNKQGNISAEEARNILQKLSLKAYEGAYKIMLIWLPELMNVTSANALLKVLEEPPVQTLFLLVTNQPDKLLITILSRTQRVAVRAFTDEEVATHLRQHLNLDETTARRIAYLADGDLSEALRLGRQEDSGTSVSGQHTWFAEWMRLCYRQDLLALVKQADQFDGFAKEKQKGLMEYSIRLYRDLFLWQQGAGTLLRLPDDELAFVKNFSKVLTIAHIEHIVADLNEAAYHLERNARAKMIMLDMSLTFSRLIKTKL; this is encoded by the coding sequence ATGCAATTCTCCGAAATAATAGGGCACGACGAAACCAAGCAACTGCTGTTGCGGGCGGTACAGACCAACCACCTCGCCCACGCACTGCTGTTCGACGGTCCACAGGGTAGTGCCAATCTCGCACTGGCGCTGGCGCTAGCCCAGTACGTCAACTGCGAGGATAAGCAGCAGGGCGACGGCCTGCGGCAGGACGCCTGTGGTCAGTGCCCGTCCTGCGTGAAAATCCAGAAACTCGTTCACCCGGACCTGCACATGGTGTTTCCGGTGGCTAACCTGGCCAAGGGCAAAAACTCGGAAGCGTACCTGACCGACTGGCGTAAATTTCTACTCGACCAGCCCTACCGGACATTGCCGGATTGGCTCGAAACGATGGGTGCTGATAACAAGCAGGGGAATATATCGGCCGAAGAGGCCCGGAATATCCTGCAAAAGCTATCGCTGAAAGCCTACGAAGGGGCTTACAAGATTATGCTGATCTGGCTGCCGGAGCTGATGAACGTTACATCGGCCAATGCCCTGCTGAAAGTACTGGAAGAGCCACCCGTGCAGACCTTGTTTTTGCTGGTGACTAATCAGCCCGACAAACTGCTGATCACTATTCTGTCCCGAACGCAGCGAGTGGCGGTACGGGCGTTTACGGACGAAGAGGTGGCGACACACCTGCGGCAGCACCTGAACCTCGACGAAACCACCGCCCGGCGCATTGCCTACCTGGCCGACGGCGACTTGTCGGAAGCCCTGAGACTGGGCCGCCAGGAAGATAGCGGTACGTCGGTGTCTGGCCAGCATACGTGGTTCGCCGAGTGGATGCGCCTGTGCTATCGCCAGGACTTACTGGCTTTGGTTAAACAGGCCGACCAGTTTGACGGTTTTGCTAAAGAAAAACAGAAAGGGCTCATGGAGTATAGCATTCGGCTGTATCGGGACCTGTTTCTGTGGCAACAGGGGGCGGGAACATTGCTGCGCCTGCCCGACGATGAACTGGCGTTTGTAAAGAATTTTTCGAAGGTATTGACCATCGCACACATCGAACATATCGTGGCTGACCTGAACGAAGCAGCCTACCACCTCGAACGAAACGCCCGCGCCAAAATGATCATGCTCGATATGTCGCTCACGTTTAGCCGACTGATAAAAACGAAGTTGTGA